The following proteins are co-located in the Desulfovibrio intestinalis genome:
- the sdhB gene encoding 8-methylmenaquinol:fumarate reductase iron-sulfur subunit — protein sequence MATLIIDRFDGKKHYEQSYTLAPEDMAGKTVLNTLLFIKQTQDPTLNFTASCRCAICGACGVRVNGHAILACDTKMDDLVKTYGSDTFRISPLANFKVISDLVVDWEPAVENLRKIHPGMVAKSEFSEKEGCRQTQAEFDRIKKQWDCIICGCCASECNKLTADNRDYMEPFVYTHAWRVANDSRTKDPLVHGKPAVSGGLWNCVHCQECANRCPKGISSADDIAAMRALVMSKGLTDGVGPAHAKAFYTDLVEDSGRLNEVRLALRTEGVSTLARTGMAITLLRQGKMDPLEVFGGETIEGHDALVKMIEAAHAAAKE from the coding sequence ATGGCTACTCTAATTATTGACCGCTTTGACGGTAAAAAACACTACGAGCAGAGCTACACGCTTGCCCCCGAGGATATGGCGGGCAAGACCGTGCTCAATACCCTGCTGTTCATCAAGCAGACTCAGGACCCCACGTTGAACTTCACGGCCTCCTGCCGTTGCGCCATCTGCGGCGCGTGCGGCGTGAGGGTCAACGGGCATGCGATTCTGGCCTGCGACACCAAGATGGACGATCTTGTCAAAACCTATGGCTCAGACACCTTCCGCATATCGCCTCTGGCCAACTTCAAGGTCATCTCCGACCTGGTGGTAGACTGGGAGCCCGCGGTGGAAAATCTGCGCAAGATCCATCCCGGCATGGTGGCCAAATCCGAATTCTCCGAGAAGGAAGGCTGCCGCCAGACGCAAGCGGAATTTGACCGCATCAAGAAGCAGTGGGACTGCATCATCTGTGGTTGCTGCGCGTCGGAGTGCAACAAGCTCACGGCTGACAACCGGGACTATATGGAACCCTTTGTGTATACCCACGCCTGGCGTGTGGCCAACGACTCACGCACCAAGGATCCGCTGGTTCACGGCAAGCCCGCTGTGTCTGGCGGTTTGTGGAACTGCGTGCACTGTCAGGAATGCGCCAACCGCTGCCCCAAGGGCATCAGCTCTGCTGACGACATCGCGGCCATGCGCGCCCTGGTCATGTCCAAGGGGCTGACCGACGGCGTTGGACCTGCCCACGCCAAGGCCTTTTATACAGACCTGGTGGAAGATTCTGGCCGGCTTAACGAAGTGCGGCTTGCGTTGCGCACCGAGGGCGTCAGCACCCTGGCCCGTACGGGCATGGCCATTACCCTGCTGCGTCAGGGCAAGATGGATCCCCTGGAAGTCTTTGGTGGCGAGACCATTGAAGGGCACGATGCTCTTGTGAAGATGATTGAGGCGGCCCACGCCGCTGCGAAGGAGTAG